In Melopsittacus undulatus isolate bMelUnd1 chromosome 22, bMelUnd1.mat.Z, whole genome shotgun sequence, the genomic window CCACATCCTACCTGgtgcagaaggcagagcagCGTCAGTCGCTGCGGCAATGGGAACAGCTCCTCAACAACAGCCGCAGCCACCGCGGCCGCATCGCGGTGGAGAACGAGGTGGACTTGCACGGACCCCCCCAGGACTTTGTGTACATCAATGAGTACAAGGTGGGCCCCGGTGTCACCCTAACGCCGGTGGCGGTGGGGTGTGAGTGCCGGGATTGCCTGTTGGAGCCGGTGGGCGGTTGTTGCCCCGGCGCGTCACACAACAGGTTTGCCTACAATGAGACGGGGCAGGTGCGGATCCGAGCGGGGTTGCCCATCTACGAGTGTAACTCGCGGTGTTGTTGCGGTGACGACTGTCCCAACCGCGTGGTGCAGAAGGGCATCCGGTACAACCTGTGCATCTTCCGCACCGGCAACGGGCGCGGATGGGGTGTGCGCACCATGGAGCGCATCCGCAAGAACAGCTTCGTCATGGAGTACATCGGGGAGGTGAGAATGAGGCTGGATGGGGTCgggtttggggtgaaaaagggggattttggggCTGTGAGACATTGGTGCTGTCCCAGATCATCACGTCCGAGGAGGCAGAGCGACGGGGGCAGGTCTATGACCGGCAAGGGGCCACGTATCTGTTCGACCTGGACTATGTGGAGGACGTGTACACGGTGGACGCGGCGCACTATGGGAACATATCCCACTTTGTCAACCACAGCGTGAGTGTGGGGGGGTAACTGGGTTAATATGGGCAAATTAGGTTAATATGGGCAAATTTGAGTAATATGGGCAAATTTAATAAGGGAAAATTCACTCAATATGGGCAAGTTTCCTTAATAATAGCAAATTTGAGTAATATGGACAAATTTGCTTAATAAGGGCAAATTTGTTCAATAAGGGCAAGTTCACTTAATAAGGTCAATAAGGCCAAATTCACTTAATATGGGCAGATTTGCTCCATATGGGCAAGTTTGCTTAATATGGGTAAATGGGAGGGGCTTCCTCCGCCCGGGGCGGGGCCTGTGAGTACATGGTTCTCTATGGGAGTGGGTGTGGCTTTCATACGATGGGGGCGTGGCTTAGTGAGGCCCCACCCACTTCATGGCCGGGGTCTCCTTAATAGGGGCTGATGGGTCAGCAGTGGGGGGATGGGCGTGGCTTCAGCTGCAGGGGGGGTGGGGCTTGCTTTGGCACCGCCCACTTGGGGGTCTGGTCCAATAGCACAATGGGGGCGTGGTTTAACGGGTTGTGGGCGGGGCAGTGCGACCCCAACCTGCAGGTGTACAACGTGTTCATTGAGAACCTGGACC contains:
- the SUV39H1 gene encoding histone-lysine N-methyltransferase SUV39H1, with the protein product MAENLKVPPCSVCCKASWAQLQDLCRRQQLQCQALGITRRNVRDFEVEYLCDYKRVRNEEYYLVKWRGYPKASNSWEPRKNLRCQELLKQLHQDLARAPGAPVHPGPRGLPARTTSYLVQKAEQRQSLRQWEQLLNNSRSHRGRIAVENEVDLHGPPQDFVYINEYKVGPGVTLTPVAVGCECRDCLLEPVGGCCPGASHNRFAYNETGQVRIRAGLPIYECNSRCCCGDDCPNRVVQKGIRYNLCIFRTGNGRGWGVRTMERIRKNSFVMEYIGEIITSEEAERRGQVYDRQGATYLFDLDYVEDVYTVDAAHYGNISHFVNHSCDPNLQVYNVFIENLDPRLPRIALFATRPIRAGEELTFDYNMHVDPVDAESTRMDSNFGLAVGGSPHTRGRIECKCGAAACRKYLF